From Enterococcus wangshanyuanii, the proteins below share one genomic window:
- a CDS encoding pyridoxal phosphate-dependent aminotransferase, which yields MDISNIAQRHQKPAENILMDIATLAKQVPDLLDLSIGDPDLITDETIINAAFTDAKNGHTKYTASGGSQEFLDTVAAFYQKQYGLSFETTQIRATVGALHGMYLTLQVLLDPDDEVIIHEPYFSPYKDQVLFAGGTPVFIPTYEEDGFQINIDVLKAAITDKTKAIIINSPNNPTGAVFSSETFKAIADLAIEHNFYILSDEVYEAFCFYDDFVPMAAFAPENTITFSSFSKAFAMTGWRIGYMIAPDYINDAAKLINESITYSAPSPSQQAGIYALIHSEELVPKVVTVFKERLEYLEQRIAQIPFLSLHPVKGSMYAFINISKTGLTSVPFVEKVLKETNVLMIPGKAFGETTGDAYVRLAATQDISVLKEAFDRIEKMSF from the coding sequence ATGGATATTTCAAACATTGCACAACGTCATCAAAAACCCGCTGAAAACATTTTAATGGATATCGCTACATTAGCAAAACAAGTACCGGATTTACTGGATCTATCAATCGGTGATCCTGATTTGATCACTGACGAAACGATCATCAACGCAGCTTTTACCGATGCTAAAAATGGTCATACAAAGTATACTGCTTCTGGCGGCAGTCAGGAGTTTCTTGATACCGTCGCAGCCTTTTATCAAAAGCAGTACGGTCTGTCTTTTGAAACAACACAAATCCGCGCCACAGTGGGGGCTTTACATGGGATGTATTTAACCCTGCAAGTATTATTGGACCCTGATGATGAGGTAATTATTCATGAACCTTATTTCTCACCTTATAAAGATCAAGTACTTTTCGCTGGCGGCACCCCCGTCTTCATTCCGACTTACGAAGAGGATGGATTTCAAATCAATATCGATGTCTTAAAAGCAGCAATCACAGACAAAACAAAAGCAATCATCATCAATTCTCCAAATAATCCAACAGGCGCTGTTTTTTCATCCGAAACATTTAAGGCGATTGCAGATCTTGCTATTGAACATAATTTTTATATTCTTTCGGATGAAGTCTACGAAGCTTTTTGTTTTTATGATGATTTTGTGCCGATGGCTGCCTTTGCTCCCGAAAACACGATTACATTCAGCAGCTTCTCAAAAGCCTTTGCTATGACAGGCTGGCGGATTGGTTACATGATCGCACCAGATTATATTAATGATGCAGCAAAACTAATTAACGAAAGCATCACGTATTCGGCTCCAAGTCCCTCACAGCAAGCAGGGATTTATGCTCTTATCCATTCTGAAGAATTAGTTCCTAAAGTAGTCACTGTATTTAAAGAGCGTCTGGAATATTTGGAACAACGAATCGCCCAAATTCCTTTTCTCTCTTTACATCCTGTAAAAGGTAGCATGTATGCATTTATCAATATTTCTAAAACAGGATTAACATCTGTTCCTTTTGTTGAAAAAGTGTTGAAAGAAACCAACGTCCTGATGATACCGGGAAAAGCTTTCGGTGAAACAACTGGTGATGCATATGTACGTTTGGCAGCTACTCAGGATATAAGTGTTTTAAAAGAGGCTTTTGACCGAATAGAAAAAATGTCCTTTTAA
- a CDS encoding recombinase family protein: MKLGYVHGHKVEQQYDILEKYEVDEIFSDTDQSYERLWQADSELQRLLNYSESEDSLVISSLEVLSRDYQILLELFSELERLQVELIVLTSPELTLQEWQQVLYWVARNDRLLHPRLISVKMNRENKKNRENYTVFSRKSEGKTLYQEIFWLLVNKQKIRAIAKEKGIPVETVFRIQQEVKRMKLALIFVTCFFLAITTIKLTENFSDNLLIQVVVCIATTMIILYNALSDSE; the protein is encoded by the coding sequence ATGAAATTAGGTTATGTTCATGGGCATAAAGTAGAGCAACAATATGATATCTTAGAGAAATACGAAGTAGATGAAATTTTTTCGGATACGGATCAAAGCTATGAGCGGCTATGGCAAGCTGATAGCGAGCTTCAACGATTACTGAATTATTCAGAATCAGAAGATAGCTTGGTTATATCCTCCTTAGAGGTGCTGTCAAGAGATTACCAGATATTACTTGAGTTGTTCAGCGAGTTAGAGAGATTACAGGTTGAGCTGATTGTTTTGACATCACCGGAACTGACATTGCAAGAATGGCAGCAGGTACTTTATTGGGTCGCCAGAAATGATCGTTTATTACACCCAAGACTAATTAGTGTTAAAATGAATCGAGAAAATAAGAAAAACAGAGAAAATTATACTGTGTTTAGCAGAAAGTCTGAAGGCAAAACACTCTATCAAGAAATCTTTTGGTTACTCGTCAATAAGCAAAAAATCAGAGCAATCGCAAAAGAAAAAGGAATTCCTGTTGAAACTGTTTTTCGAATTCAGCAAGAGGTTAAACGAATGAAGTTAGCGCTGATTTTTGTTACCTGTTTCTTTTTAGCAATTACGACGATCAAATTAACTGAAAATTTTTCAGATAATCTATTGATCCAAGTTGTAGTATGTATTGCTACGACAATGATCATACTCTATAATGCATTATCAGATAGTGAATAA
- a CDS encoding MucBP domain-containing protein: protein MKKRKQRLSQKVKVKWWFILLLVFVVGGYLFVSQGNLGAFTIINKGEFYLKAENRWDGNEKKSYSSLEWGAVDGLKQSGYQLFQSEDGVTWNARSMNYGKTIKVLNIYPDTVDARNLKTWMDSLELKNSKGDRLIQVSYAAQSVFGLDPDSHLKNAKGDYIYDVIMFGSWDYNNHVDISVAAKNATQAYIDSGRGVLFGHDTITPNDRGHTNFNSFASQLGFKLQASSFQLGSTSVKINNNGYLMKYPFELQNDLALTIPLTHTWGQGILPGSSTIKWLEFQEPYNWNKPGDGSADATFYLATNNNLGMIQTGHSNGQSTMDERKIIANTLYNLAQVSLETTAQDYTVKDDRAPKLATATPMPNTSIENFTIEIDSTDIGKEYQWYVEADTRENGLKKSDVVKETITSNIAGYFYTIDNSAASNLNTTVTGYKDEFGRIASDRYDIYVAPQGTTDKNAIDYDPLKDANLVTYNTKGTISGIDGLTDYDKYLHIVTVDRANNVSGVKTIPFKDLIPLSRVTERYLDTEGNEIQTETYKDIVKGNSYTQRFKNLNGYAVDSYQIDHAEAVPSTDKTTVLIDNVSQNTTVTYYYSKLIQLNLRQVVLASQEEIIIPKKGYLQLDNGRIDKRSNLFNVTVDSGADQEQVAYTSMVIAKQSTHHQVSVTVAIPEYYSYSGYTVTKDNNPHDSGMRVKDKLHLDITEIAEYWVTIYIEPSIDQKRSPVPYNWDHQLNKLGEIQIK, encoded by the coding sequence ATGAAAAAAAGAAAGCAGAGGTTGAGTCAGAAAGTTAAGGTAAAATGGTGGTTTATATTGTTGCTTGTTTTTGTTGTTGGAGGGTATCTGTTTGTAAGTCAAGGTAATTTAGGGGCTTTTACAATCATCAATAAAGGTGAGTTTTATTTAAAAGCCGAAAATCGTTGGGATGGAAATGAGAAAAAGAGTTATTCTTCTTTGGAGTGGGGCGCTGTTGATGGATTAAAGCAGTCGGGTTATCAGTTGTTCCAATCAGAAGATGGTGTCACTTGGAATGCTCGTTCTATGAATTATGGAAAAACGATCAAGGTTTTAAATATTTATCCAGATACAGTAGATGCGCGAAATCTAAAAACATGGATGGATAGTTTAGAGTTAAAAAATTCAAAAGGGGATAGATTGATACAAGTAAGCTATGCCGCACAATCAGTTTTTGGGTTGGATCCTGATAGCCATTTAAAAAATGCTAAAGGGGATTATATATACGATGTTATCATGTTTGGTTCATGGGATTATAACAATCATGTAGATATTTCAGTTGCAGCAAAAAATGCAACACAAGCATATATCGATAGCGGTAGAGGTGTATTATTTGGTCATGATACGATCACACCGAATGATCGAGGTCATACTAATTTTAATAGTTTTGCTAGCCAGTTAGGATTTAAATTACAAGCGTCATCTTTTCAGCTTGGCAGTACATCTGTAAAAATCAACAACAACGGTTACTTGATGAAGTATCCATTTGAGCTGCAAAATGATTTAGCCTTAACAATACCTTTGACACATACATGGGGACAAGGGATTTTACCTGGATCCAGTACGATCAAATGGCTGGAATTTCAAGAGCCATATAACTGGAATAAGCCTGGAGATGGTAGCGCTGATGCAACATTTTATTTAGCTACGAACAACAACCTGGGGATGATTCAAACAGGACATAGTAACGGTCAATCGACGATGGATGAGCGCAAGATCATTGCAAATACCTTGTATAATTTAGCTCAGGTTTCATTAGAAACAACGGCACAAGATTATACAGTAAAGGATGATCGTGCCCCAAAACTAGCAACGGCTACGCCAATGCCAAATACTAGCATAGAGAATTTTACTATAGAAATCGATAGTACAGATATAGGAAAAGAATATCAATGGTACGTAGAAGCAGATACAAGAGAGAATGGATTGAAAAAATCCGATGTAGTGAAAGAAACGATCACTAGTAATATCGCGGGTTATTTTTATACGATCGATAATTCTGCAGCGTCCAATTTAAACACTACCGTGACAGGCTACAAAGACGAATTTGGTCGGATTGCTTCTGATCGTTATGACATTTATGTAGCACCGCAAGGAACAACAGATAAAAATGCAATAGACTATGATCCCTTAAAAGATGCAAACTTGGTCACATATAATACAAAGGGAACAATCAGCGGGATTGACGGTTTAACTGATTATGATAAATATCTACATATTGTTACTGTTGACCGTGCAAATAATGTCAGTGGAGTCAAGACGATCCCGTTTAAAGATCTTATCCCATTGTCTAGAGTCACTGAAAGGTACTTAGATACAGAAGGAAACGAGATTCAAACAGAAACGTATAAGGATATAGTGAAGGGGAATAGCTATACTCAGAGGTTCAAAAATTTGAATGGTTACGCAGTAGATAGCTATCAGATCGACCATGCAGAAGCTGTACCAAGCACAGATAAGACAACTGTTTTGATTGATAATGTTAGCCAAAATACGACAGTCACTTATTATTACAGTAAATTGATTCAATTAAATCTTAGACAAGTTGTGCTAGCAAGTCAGGAAGAAATTATTATACCGAAAAAAGGATATTTACAGCTAGATAACGGACGCATAGATAAAAGAAGTAATTTATTTAATGTCACTGTTGATTCCGGAGCAGATCAGGAACAAGTAGCTTATACAAGTATGGTTATTGCAAAGCAGTCAACACATCATCAGGTGTCTGTAACAGTAGCGATACCTGAATATTATTCATACAGTGGCTATACAGTCACAAAAGATAATAATCCTCATGATAGTGGAATGCGGGTAAAAGACAAGCTTCATTTGGATATTACTGAAATTGCTGAGTATTGGGTGACTATTTATATAGAACCTTCTATCGATCAAAAGCGTTCCCCTGTTCCTTATAATTGGGATCATCAACTAAATAAATTAGGAGAAATTCAAATCAAATAG
- a CDS encoding BsaA family SipW-dependent biofilm matrix protein — protein sequence MKKGKRVLKIIHAHKLLWGLFSVVLSLLLIVGSTYSWITYSDDKINRNKPNSKQFSVVIDELFTPNLQWIPGTVTEKRLLIKNDGQLPAFVRVSLYEFLAHFELDMTDGTGNGGLKISTLSSGADISMEDADTWEKGHTYKLKPSQYYTASEVYKGDKSKPNTAYVYKGKRPAEGLRYLTINFNDPDIFDKDNQPDKEKKYYWYYSEGYFYYSEILKPNEKTKELIQAVSLDKNLPNKYKGSFYQLIPIMDSHDSTKSLLEDWKLPAGSYVEAMYHEKVH from the coding sequence ATGAAAAAAGGAAAACGGGTCTTAAAAATTATTCACGCACATAAATTGTTGTGGGGGCTATTTTCTGTCGTGTTAAGCTTACTGCTTATCGTAGGAAGCACCTATTCTTGGATTACTTATAGCGATGACAAGATCAATCGAAATAAGCCGAATAGCAAACAATTTTCGGTTGTGATCGATGAATTATTTACCCCCAATTTGCAATGGATCCCAGGTACAGTAACTGAAAAACGATTACTTATCAAAAATGACGGGCAGCTTCCTGCATTTGTCAGAGTGTCTCTTTATGAATTTCTTGCTCATTTTGAATTAGATATGACTGATGGTACAGGAAATGGTGGATTAAAAATCAGTACTTTATCAAGTGGAGCAGACATATCTATGGAAGATGCCGATACATGGGAAAAAGGTCATACGTATAAGCTTAAGCCGAGTCAATATTATACTGCATCAGAAGTTTACAAAGGCGATAAGTCGAAACCAAACACAGCATATGTCTACAAAGGGAAACGACCAGCAGAAGGTCTGAGGTATTTGACGATCAACTTCAATGATCCGGATATTTTTGATAAGGACAATCAGCCCGACAAAGAGAAAAAATACTATTGGTACTATTCAGAAGGATATTTCTACTATTCAGAGATCCTAAAACCAAATGAAAAAACAAAAGAATTGATCCAAGCGGTGAGTTTGGATAAGAATTTGCCGAATAAATATAAAGGTTCATTTTATCAGCTGATTCCTATTATGGATAGCCATGACAGTACGAAATCTTTATTGGAGGATTGGAAGCTTCCTGCGGGTTCCTACGTTGAAGCTATGTACCATGAGAAGGTACATTAG
- a CDS encoding cell wall protein: MLQSLVQKRLPMLFLYSFVSIIITFTSGTLLVVASQTLPPGLIIGDETGISASSEGEYYVDLPNVLPGESYEKIITIRGLDIQEPFELGILVTPDSSKGLVDFNQLITLTLTLENKVLYQGPLLGNGEFDWTVQPLIIGTCEYGTDQILIARFDVDKNFTAADFKEESQLLYHWTFVATKNQQEESTSISKEPISKEKERSKGIFPLTGEEIRNLIYKILAGLLLVLISILLWKKHREEQSERES; encoded by the coding sequence ATGCTGCAATCACTGGTACAAAAACGTCTGCCGATGTTGTTTTTATATAGCTTCGTAAGCATTATAATCACTTTTACTAGCGGAACGCTTTTAGTTGTTGCAAGTCAAACCCTTCCTCCAGGATTGATCATTGGCGATGAGACAGGGATATCTGCTTCTTCGGAAGGCGAATATTATGTCGATTTGCCAAATGTTCTGCCGGGAGAAAGTTATGAAAAAATAATTACGATTCGCGGTTTAGACATTCAGGAGCCGTTTGAACTGGGAATTTTAGTTACGCCGGACTCATCGAAGGGACTTGTCGATTTTAATCAGCTGATTACCTTGACTTTGACCTTAGAAAATAAGGTTTTATATCAGGGTCCGTTATTAGGTAATGGAGAATTTGACTGGACAGTTCAACCATTGATCATCGGAACATGTGAATATGGTACCGACCAAATTTTAATTGCCCGTTTTGATGTCGACAAAAATTTTACAGCAGCCGATTTTAAAGAAGAAAGTCAATTACTTTATCACTGGACGTTTGTTGCAACAAAAAACCAACAAGAAGAGTCGACTTCCATAAGTAAGGAACCAATATCTAAAGAAAAAGAGCGGTCCAAGGGGATATTTCCTCTGACAGGAGAAGAAATCAGAAATTTGATTTATAAGATTTTAGCAGGGTTACTATTGGTATTGATCAGTATTTTGCTATGGAAGAAGCATAGAGAAGAACAGAGTGAAAGAGAATCGTAA
- a CDS encoding signal peptidase I — protein MSRRPAVKKLDHSSETIDRKQRPKRHSRNKADYDQRRPKVEKYYEGNARPRRKSKPSTDRQVSTSFERREKVDRARRIRQGDDFQKQKIRRRHQRHEPKITEKKPAVVLFSFLGNLFFYVVTIGIIMMAVMFSFSSKSTASIFGYRFYTVLTNSMVPQENGLKGGFYAGDIVIVKMTDGTKVKKNDIVTFAVGDGSRYLTHRMVDRKDELNGEKGDFLITKGDANQSNDPPIAADRVLGKVIVAVPKVGDFLDFIREEFWACLVCVLSLYGFFLVLKAYLFSPKEKYIRRKRTSKQPIYEQ, from the coding sequence ATGTCAAGGAGACCAGCTGTTAAAAAGTTAGATCACTCTAGTGAAACAATAGATAGAAAACAGCGTCCTAAGCGTCATTCCCGAAATAAAGCCGATTACGATCAGCGACGTCCGAAGGTTGAAAAGTACTATGAAGGTAATGCAAGACCGAGACGAAAATCAAAGCCAAGTACTGATCGACAAGTATCAACTTCTTTTGAAAGAAGGGAGAAAGTTGACAGAGCTCGGCGGATTCGACAGGGAGATGACTTTCAAAAGCAGAAGATAAGAAGACGTCATCAGAGACACGAACCCAAAATTACTGAAAAGAAACCAGCAGTCGTACTATTTTCTTTTTTGGGCAATCTATTTTTTTATGTGGTTACGATCGGCATTATTATGATGGCGGTGATGTTTTCCTTTAGCTCGAAATCTACAGCATCGATTTTCGGCTATCGTTTCTATACCGTTTTGACCAATTCGATGGTTCCGCAAGAGAACGGTCTCAAAGGTGGTTTTTATGCAGGGGATATCGTGATCGTCAAAATGACAGATGGAACGAAAGTAAAGAAAAATGATATTGTGACATTTGCTGTAGGTGACGGCTCCCGCTATTTGACTCATAGAATGGTTGATCGTAAAGATGAGTTGAACGGCGAAAAAGGTGATTTTTTGATTACTAAAGGAGACGCCAATCAAAGTAATGATCCGCCAATAGCTGCAGATCGTGTACTCGGTAAAGTGATTGTAGCTGTTCCAAAAGTTGGTGATTTTTTAGATTTTATTCGGGAAGAATTTTGGGCTTGTCTTGTTTGTGTTCTTTCCTTATACGGATTTTTCTTAGTATTGAAAGCTTATTTGTTTTCACCAAAGGAAAAATATATCCGAAGAAAAAGGACTTCGAAACAGCCAATATACGAGCAATGA